One Verrucomicrobiota bacterium JB022 genomic region harbors:
- a CDS encoding type II secretion system F family protein, with the protein MPQKWWPKTRPGSSGYALAVFTCARQPVGVQGSRVRANWYAQLSQKTAAGLTLVEALETTPGPKPADKQALLAALPELDLAGALQQRASWLGALDRAVWVAALQSGTFPEAAASLAEHYRELGKARGKVIGALLYPLLVVHLAILCFSVLHLTFGALDVESTSPFTFVWGDYLGQVAAGMAGLWGALLLLHAWRTLHPGSLHAVLRRLPGIAQYLRAQGLERFCRLLADLLEAGVSLRKSLTLAGETTGDPRMAAATRQLAEAVGNGRAPGGLMGAQGVWPVDFVALYQTGEKTGQLEATLRQQMRHYRNSATRWLAACAFFYPQLVFLIIAGVLMNEVLQAYGHYFEQLQNWDRRSGW; encoded by the coding sequence ATGCCGCAAAAGTGGTGGCCCAAGACGCGCCCGGGGTCAAGCGGCTATGCACTTGCCGTCTTCACCTGTGCGCGACAGCCTGTGGGGGTGCAGGGCTCACGCGTGCGCGCCAACTGGTATGCGCAGCTGTCGCAAAAGACGGCGGCGGGGCTGACGCTGGTCGAAGCGCTCGAAACGACACCCGGCCCAAAGCCCGCCGATAAGCAGGCCTTGCTCGCCGCCCTCCCGGAGCTGGACCTCGCGGGCGCCTTGCAGCAACGCGCCTCCTGGTTGGGCGCGCTCGACCGCGCGGTGTGGGTGGCGGCGCTGCAGAGCGGCACCTTCCCCGAGGCGGCAGCTTCGCTGGCGGAGCATTATCGGGAGCTGGGCAAGGCACGGGGCAAGGTGATCGGTGCCCTGCTCTACCCGCTCTTGGTCGTGCATCTGGCGATCCTGTGCTTCTCGGTGCTGCACCTGACGTTCGGCGCACTGGATGTTGAAAGCACGTCTCCCTTCACCTTCGTCTGGGGCGACTATCTGGGGCAGGTGGCGGCGGGCATGGCCGGCCTGTGGGGCGCGCTGCTGCTGCTCCATGCCTGGCGGACGCTCCACCCCGGCAGCCTGCACGCGGTGCTGCGCCGCCTGCCCGGCATTGCCCAATACCTGCGTGCACAGGGGCTGGAGCGCTTTTGCCGCTTGCTCGCCGATCTGCTGGAGGCGGGCGTCTCGCTCCGGAAATCGCTGACCCTTGCAGGCGAAACGACGGGCGACCCTCGCATGGCCGCTGCCACGCGTCAATTGGCCGAGGCCGTCGGCAACGGGCGTGCGCCGGGCGGCCTGATGGGCGCGCAAGGCGTCTGGCCGGTCGATTTCGTCGCGCTCTACCAGACGGGCGAGAAAACCGGCCAACTGGAGGCAACCCTGCGCCAACAGATGCGCCATTACCGCAACTCTGCCACCCGTTGGTTGGCCGCCTGTGCGTTCTTTTATCCGCAGCTCGTCTTCCTGATCATCGCCGGGGTGCTGATGAACGAGGTGCTGCAAGCCTACGGTCACTACTTCGAGCAGCTCCAGAACTGGGACCGCCGCTCGGGCTGGTGA
- a CDS encoding MBL fold metallo-hydrolase → MRFQVLGSSSSGNCALLETDDSCVLIDAGFSGRQIKTLLREAGRTVDDLHAVFITHEHGDHATGVKGLSQQRPNLPFFANYDTAQAIQRPLKRDVRWVIFETQKSFKFRDIEVATCRIPHDAYEPVAYSFTTGGYDLFNPRRKLAWITDLGHTTDCVRELAADADVLVLESNHDPDLLANDPFRPASVKARISGTHGHLSNAAAAGFLQSFHQPRWRHLLLAHLSKDCNEVERVSDSIRGAQTRCDFTVIDPRGGQEVTLDLAVV, encoded by the coding sequence ATGCGGTTTCAGGTCCTCGGGAGCAGTAGCTCGGGCAACTGTGCGTTGCTGGAGACGGATGATTCGTGCGTGCTGATCGACGCAGGCTTCAGCGGGCGGCAGATCAAGACGCTGTTGCGCGAAGCGGGGCGTACGGTCGACGACTTGCACGCGGTCTTCATCACCCACGAGCACGGGGACCACGCAACCGGCGTCAAAGGACTCTCCCAACAGCGCCCCAACCTGCCGTTTTTCGCCAATTACGATACCGCCCAAGCGATCCAGCGGCCCTTGAAGCGCGATGTACGCTGGGTGATCTTCGAGACGCAAAAGAGCTTCAAGTTTCGCGACATCGAGGTGGCGACCTGCCGGATCCCGCACGACGCCTACGAGCCGGTCGCCTACTCCTTTACCACCGGCGGCTACGATCTTTTCAACCCGCGCCGCAAGCTGGCCTGGATTACCGACCTCGGGCACACGACCGACTGCGTACGCGAGCTGGCCGCCGATGCGGATGTGCTGGTGCTGGAGAGCAATCACGACCCCGATCTGCTGGCCAACGACCCGTTTCGCCCCGCGTCGGTCAAGGCACGGATCAGCGGCACGCACGGGCACTTGAGCAACGCGGCCGCCGCCGGCTTCCTGCAGTCGTTTCACCAGCCGCGCTGGCGCCACCTCCTCCTCGCCCATCTGAGCAAGGACTGCAATGAGGTCGAACGCGTGAGCGACAGCATCCGGGGAGCGCAGACCCGTTGTGATTTTACCGTTATCGACCCGCGCGGTGGTCAAGAAGTGACGCTCGACTTGGCGGTGGTGTGA
- a CDS encoding AraC family transcriptional regulator yields the protein MAGPTYSSPNLFPTLGELGVDPAKVLRATGLPLTLASQHPLLLDTEQLFRFWEGLERVADDPLIGVRVACRAPRERFHPASIAAHHARTFREALQRLARYKALCCAEEMRLIEQGDLCLIELRWIGSTKPAPARFIDAIFASQTELGRRGTGLPLNPRRVELARAPEAVEAFEAFYGCRVQFCASANRLVFARADLDLPFTTYNAALLEMLAPSLDQALAKRVATRSIADQVRWVAQRLMAGGLPPIADVAGELGMSSRSLQRRIAEEGTSFRELLTDARRELARQYLSEPTLNLVEVACLLGFQDPNSFYRSFRDWEGQTPGEWREAQSLTSPSGGPSSGAARSSDRRLAAPRSSAPRR from the coding sequence ATGGCCGGCCCGACCTATTCCAGTCCGAATCTTTTCCCGACGCTTGGCGAGCTGGGAGTCGACCCGGCAAAGGTACTCCGGGCCACCGGCCTGCCCCTTACGCTGGCGAGCCAGCACCCTCTCTTGCTGGATACCGAGCAGCTTTTTCGCTTTTGGGAAGGGCTGGAGCGAGTGGCCGACGATCCGTTGATCGGCGTCCGGGTTGCCTGCCGCGCACCGCGCGAGCGTTTCCACCCGGCAAGCATTGCCGCGCACCATGCGCGGACATTTCGGGAGGCTCTGCAACGCTTGGCCCGTTACAAGGCGCTCTGCTGTGCCGAAGAGATGCGTTTGATCGAGCAGGGCGACCTTTGCCTGATCGAGTTGCGCTGGATCGGCAGCACCAAGCCCGCCCCGGCTCGCTTTATCGACGCCATTTTCGCCTCGCAGACGGAGCTGGGAAGGCGAGGGACGGGGCTGCCCTTGAATCCCCGCCGGGTCGAGCTGGCCCGTGCACCCGAGGCCGTGGAGGCGTTTGAAGCGTTTTATGGCTGCCGTGTCCAGTTCTGCGCGTCGGCGAACCGACTCGTCTTTGCCCGCGCCGATCTCGACCTGCCCTTTACGACTTACAACGCTGCGCTGCTGGAGATGCTGGCCCCTTCGCTCGATCAGGCGCTGGCCAAACGTGTAGCCACCCGCTCCATTGCCGACCAAGTCCGCTGGGTGGCCCAACGCCTCATGGCGGGTGGCTTGCCGCCAATCGCGGACGTCGCGGGCGAGCTGGGCATGAGCTCTCGCTCGCTGCAGCGTCGCATCGCGGAGGAGGGCACCAGCTTTCGCGAGCTGCTGACGGATGCCCGCCGCGAGCTGGCCCGGCAATACCTGAGCGAGCCGACGCTCAATCTGGTCGAGGTCGCGTGCCTGCTGGGCTTTCAGGACCCCAACTCGTTTTACCGCTCATTTCGCGATTGGGAGGGCCAGACGCCCGGCGAATGGCGTGAAGCGCAGAGCCTCACCAGCCCGAGCGGCGGTCCCAGTTCTGGAGCTGCTCGAAGTAGTGACCGTAGGCTTGCAGCACCTCGTTCATCAGCACCCCGGCGATGA
- the pyk gene encoding pyruvate kinase produces the protein MIWQDQLRQDIPADQRRVAATQHPHYRQTKIIFTIGPASESPEALEQLIRQGVDICRINMAHADHQWTREITRRVRAVAARVGREVAVMMDVKGPEIRTGKIDGEWTVEEGEIFDFYCDLDRIDDLKEEGVRGVSINYPNFWEDVKVGDTMLVDSGLLRFRVEDIQPCRVRTKVTVGGPLTSRRHVNLPGVKVRLPCLTEKDREDIKLGISVDMDLYALSFVREADDLDMMRAYCREQGQSDVRIIAKLEDQSAIENLSEIVQASDAVMVARGDLGIEIPYETLPIAQDRAVKECLRQGKSVIVATHMLESMIQNPVPTRAEITDVAHAVTQQADCVMLSGETSVGKFPFACVDTLNRIITSVEGQDGPGWNDRIELKSAKGLLLRSAVILCQELEGAAIVCFTRSGFLANVLSALRPRRSPIFAFTDDPRALKRMCLNWGVDPFFIQFTEDDPEETIIKAMRMLKESGHAGPGTRLVVIANALLGERVIETIQLRTIE, from the coding sequence ATGATCTGGCAGGACCAACTACGACAGGACATCCCGGCTGACCAAAGACGTGTTGCGGCGACGCAACATCCGCACTATCGGCAGACGAAAATCATTTTTACCATCGGGCCCGCTTCGGAAAGCCCGGAGGCGCTGGAGCAGTTGATCCGCCAAGGTGTGGATATCTGCCGCATCAACATGGCTCACGCCGACCACCAGTGGACGCGCGAGATCACCCGCCGCGTGCGGGCCGTCGCCGCCCGCGTGGGCCGTGAAGTGGCCGTGATGATGGACGTAAAGGGCCCCGAGATCCGCACCGGCAAGATCGACGGCGAGTGGACGGTGGAAGAAGGCGAAATCTTCGACTTTTACTGCGACCTCGACCGCATCGACGACTTGAAGGAAGAGGGCGTGCGCGGCGTGAGCATCAACTACCCGAACTTCTGGGAAGATGTGAAGGTGGGCGATACGATGCTCGTCGACAGCGGGCTGCTGCGCTTCCGCGTCGAAGACATCCAGCCCTGCCGCGTTCGCACCAAGGTGACGGTCGGTGGGCCGCTGACCAGCCGCCGCCACGTGAACCTGCCGGGCGTGAAGGTGCGCCTCCCCTGCCTGACCGAAAAGGACCGGGAGGACATCAAGCTTGGCATCTCTGTCGACATGGACTTGTATGCCTTGTCGTTTGTGCGCGAAGCCGACGACCTGGACATGATGCGCGCCTACTGCCGCGAACAGGGCCAGAGCGATGTGCGCATCATCGCCAAGCTCGAAGACCAGAGTGCGATCGAGAACCTTTCCGAGATCGTGCAGGCAAGCGACGCCGTGATGGTGGCGCGGGGCGACCTGGGGATCGAGATCCCCTACGAAACCCTGCCCATCGCGCAAGACCGCGCGGTGAAGGAGTGCCTGCGCCAGGGCAAGAGCGTGATCGTGGCCACCCACATGCTCGAGAGCATGATCCAGAACCCCGTGCCGACCCGCGCGGAGATCACCGACGTGGCCCACGCCGTGACCCAGCAGGCCGACTGCGTGATGCTCAGCGGCGAGACCAGCGTCGGCAAGTTCCCGTTTGCCTGCGTCGACACCCTCAACCGCATCATCACCTCGGTCGAAGGCCAGGATGGCCCGGGTTGGAACGACCGCATCGAGCTGAAGAGCGCCAAGGGCCTGCTCCTGCGCTCAGCCGTGATCCTCTGCCAAGAGCTAGAAGGCGCTGCCATCGTGTGCTTCACCCGCAGCGGCTTCCTCGCCAACGTGCTCAGCGCCTTGCGCCCGCGCCGATCTCCGATCTTCGCCTTTACCGATGATCCACGCGCGCTCAAACGCATGTGCCTCAACTGGGGCGTCGACCCGTTCTTCATCCAGTTCACGGAAGACGATCCGGAAGAGACGATCATCAAGGCGATGCGCATGCTCAAGGAGAGCGGCCACGCCGGCCCGGGTACCCGTCTGGTGGTGATCGCCAACGCCTTGCTCGGCGAGCGCGTGATCGAGACGATCCAGCTCCGCACCATCGAGTAA
- a CDS encoding potassium transporter TrkG, protein MKAIWTWIDGWMRTRISRFVRGEPKRLLAFGYLFYILAGTGLLALPYARASTHGGWLDWLFTATSAVSTTGLVTLSTGHDYTFFGQLVIIGLIQMGGLGYMTFGSFVLLAASRRIDQWRERTQRLSLNLPEELDVAATVRLVVAYTLCVELVGAGLLWWLFASAGVEQPLWSAVFHSISAFCTAGFSLYDDSLTQFAANPGVHVVISTLSILGAMGFLIVNDFWRSLRRRKVGLTLTSRIILASTACLIGVCWLLLLFEEPLTAPSSGLTAWLNAFFQVMTASTTVGFNTLPIEQLSSASTLLLIVLMLVGASPVGTGGGMKTTTVTALWAIMVSVLKGRPEPTFAGKAIPEVRRRLAVATSLFYMLLLGLGIYLLAAFQPQPLVDIAFECASALGTVGLSRGLTGQLGDAGKLIVTALMFFGRVGPLLFAGALLGSAVARAKTAPEEDVVV, encoded by the coding sequence ATGAAAGCGATCTGGACCTGGATCGACGGGTGGATGCGTACCCGCATCTCCCGCTTCGTGCGAGGGGAGCCCAAGCGCCTGCTGGCCTTTGGCTACCTGTTTTACATCCTTGCGGGTACGGGCCTGCTGGCCTTGCCCTACGCCCGCGCCTCGACCCACGGCGGCTGGCTCGACTGGCTTTTCACCGCCACCTCGGCCGTCTCCACCACCGGGCTGGTCACGCTCAGCACCGGGCACGATTATACCTTCTTTGGGCAGCTCGTCATCATCGGGCTGATCCAGATGGGTGGCCTCGGCTACATGACCTTCGGCAGCTTCGTCTTGCTGGCCGCTTCACGCCGCATTGATCAATGGCGCGAGCGCACGCAGCGCCTCTCCCTCAACCTTCCCGAAGAGCTGGACGTAGCCGCGACCGTGCGCCTTGTCGTCGCCTATACCCTCTGCGTGGAACTGGTCGGGGCGGGGTTGCTCTGGTGGCTTTTTGCGTCTGCTGGAGTCGAGCAGCCGCTCTGGAGCGCCGTTTTTCACAGTATCTCGGCCTTCTGCACCGCCGGCTTTTCGCTCTACGACGACAGCCTCACCCAGTTTGCAGCCAACCCCGGGGTGCACGTTGTGATCTCCACCCTCAGCATCCTCGGTGCAATGGGCTTCCTCATTGTCAACGACTTCTGGCGCTCGCTGCGCCGCCGCAAGGTGGGGCTCACGCTGACGAGCCGGATCATCCTTGCCAGCACGGCCTGCCTGATCGGCGTCTGCTGGCTGTTGCTGCTGTTCGAGGAGCCGCTGACAGCACCATCCTCTGGGCTCACCGCGTGGCTCAACGCTTTTTTCCAGGTGATGACCGCAAGCACTACGGTCGGCTTCAATACCCTGCCGATCGAGCAATTGTCATCGGCCTCGACGCTCCTGCTCATCGTGCTGATGCTGGTGGGCGCTTCGCCGGTCGGGACGGGTGGGGGCATGAAGACCACCACCGTCACGGCGCTTTGGGCGATCATGGTCAGCGTGCTGAAAGGGCGACCGGAACCGACTTTTGCCGGCAAGGCCATACCCGAGGTACGACGCAGGCTGGCGGTGGCCACGAGCCTCTTTTATATGCTGCTGCTCGGGCTCGGTATCTACCTGCTGGCCGCGTTCCAGCCGCAGCCGTTGGTCGATATCGCCTTCGAGTGTGCTTCGGCGCTCGGCACGGTCGGCCTCAGCCGTGGCCTCACGGGGCAACTGGGCGATGCCGGAAAGCTGATTGTGACCGCGCTGATGTTCTTTGGACGGGTAGGGCCGCTGCTCTTTGCAGGCGCCTTGCTCGGCTCGGCAGTCGCACGGGCCAAGACGGCGCCAGAAGAAGACGTCGTCGTCTGA